In Candidatus Defluviibacterium haderslevense, the following are encoded in one genomic region:
- a CDS encoding D-alanine--D-alanine ligase: protein MKIGILFGGVSREREISFAGGRTVYDNLDKSLFEAIPIFIDSCGHFIKLDWKYIYKGTIRDFFPPLKYIPNTKNSFQIYCESLENNPNLDWDHLIDEVGQRIPIEELKLHIDFAFLTLHGNLGEDGQIQGLLEFIDIPYTGSGILPSAIGIDKSFQKKIMDLAKFPTPKVMVISKKQWLNKNVHTIYSNIEKQIGFPCVVRPSNQGSSIGVSILSSDALMSDVSTAIDKAFFRYNLEMAEWKNLNEAKKLDFINKILDIRDGIGLPLLINNEWTYHPEDLLMKLNSIEGGIATLESKFTEQKVIVESFINGREFSCIVIRNEDGTAVALPPTEIIKGHHIYDYRSKYLPGLSRKQTPIEIDDKQLNLICSECIRLFELFEFNTYARIDGFINSSGVIYLNDPNTTSGMLPSSFFFHQAAEIGLNPSQFLTYIIRTSIWERNRKQLVISQKFNLLERIDNDILQLQTTNKNKIRVGVIMGGYSFERHISLESGRNIFEKLSSSDKYSPIPIFLLGDENGFDLYKIPINLMLKDNADDIKKQILNGSQHKIISVIRDQCKEIIAKYSSIDYQFHPKLISIEELKDEVDEVFIALHGRPGEDGTLQQVLDNNKIPYNGSGPNSSSLTINKYNTLQKLKSNGFTVTDQWIGYSQDYYASKEQFVSQIESKFDYPFIIKPVDDGCSSAVLRIKSQEQLINYLDALFRLESEINKDSRDKLNLAWNEEFPKKSEVLIEALIESNGAKQFMEITGGLLTKKTEDKIIYEIFEPSEVLVSGEILSLEEKFLAGEGQNITPPRFGNSVEEYNIIFQQVKAQFLNAAKILDIKGYARIDAFVRVYERLKVETIIIEVNSLPGMTPATCIFHQAALNGYKPYDFIDKILEFGMNEN from the coding sequence ATGAAAATAGGGATATTATTTGGTGGTGTTTCTAGAGAACGTGAAATTTCTTTTGCGGGTGGTCGTACCGTTTATGATAATTTAGATAAATCTTTGTTTGAGGCTATTCCTATATTTATTGATAGTTGTGGCCATTTTATTAAACTTGATTGGAAATATATTTATAAAGGGACGATAAGAGATTTTTTTCCTCCGTTAAAATATATACCTAATACTAAGAATTCATTTCAAATTTACTGTGAAAGTTTAGAGAATAATCCTAATCTGGATTGGGATCATTTAATTGATGAAGTCGGTCAGCGAATTCCAATTGAAGAATTAAAATTACATATTGATTTTGCATTTTTAACTTTACATGGAAACCTTGGGGAGGATGGACAAATTCAAGGCTTACTGGAATTTATTGATATACCATACACCGGAAGTGGTATATTACCATCAGCCATTGGAATTGACAAATCTTTTCAAAAGAAGATCATGGACCTTGCAAAATTTCCAACTCCAAAGGTAATGGTCATTTCAAAAAAGCAATGGTTAAATAAAAACGTTCATACAATCTATTCAAATATCGAAAAACAAATTGGTTTTCCTTGTGTGGTCCGCCCTTCCAATCAAGGATCTTCAATTGGTGTATCCATTTTGTCCTCAGATGCTTTAATGAGTGATGTTTCAACCGCAATTGACAAAGCTTTTTTTAGATATAATTTAGAAATGGCAGAATGGAAAAATCTAAATGAAGCTAAAAAATTAGATTTTATAAATAAAATTCTAGATATTAGAGATGGAATTGGATTACCACTATTAATTAATAATGAATGGACATATCATCCAGAAGATTTATTAATGAAATTGAATTCAATTGAAGGTGGAATTGCAACTTTAGAGAGTAAATTTACAGAACAAAAAGTAATTGTTGAGTCATTTATAAATGGGCGTGAATTTTCATGTATTGTAATTCGAAATGAAGATGGTACAGCAGTAGCCTTGCCGCCAACTGAAATCATAAAAGGCCACCATATCTATGATTACCGATCAAAATATTTGCCAGGACTTTCCAGAAAGCAAACACCGATTGAAATTGATGACAAGCAATTAAACTTAATTTGTAGCGAGTGTATCAGGCTTTTCGAATTATTTGAATTTAATACATACGCAAGAATAGATGGTTTTATAAATAGTTCTGGAGTTATTTACCTTAATGATCCAAATACAACATCAGGTATGTTGCCCTCGTCATTCTTTTTTCATCAAGCCGCTGAGATTGGATTAAATCCATCTCAATTTTTAACGTACATAATTAGAACGTCAATTTGGGAAAGAAATAGAAAGCAGTTGGTTATTTCACAAAAGTTTAATTTATTAGAACGAATAGATAACGACATTTTACAATTGCAAACAACTAATAAAAATAAAATAAGAGTAGGAGTAATAATGGGTGGCTATTCATTTGAAAGACATATATCATTGGAAAGCGGTCGAAATATATTTGAAAAATTGTCTAGCTCTGATAAATATTCTCCTATACCTATTTTTCTTTTGGGAGATGAGAATGGGTTTGACTTATACAAGATTCCAATAAATCTGATGTTAAAGGATAATGCTGATGACATCAAAAAACAAATATTAAATGGATCACAACATAAAATAATATCTGTTATCAGAGATCAATGCAAAGAAATTATTGCAAAATATAGCTCAATTGATTATCAATTTCATCCGAAATTAATTTCAATTGAAGAATTAAAGGATGAGGTCGACGAAGTGTTTATTGCATTGCATGGCCGACCAGGAGAAGATGGTACCTTACAGCAGGTATTAGACAATAACAAAATACCATATAATGGAAGTGGACCAAACTCATCATCATTAACCATAAATAAATATAATACACTTCAAAAATTAAAAAGTAATGGTTTCACAGTAACCGATCAATGGATAGGTTATTCACAAGATTATTATGCATCCAAAGAGCAATTTGTTTCTCAAATTGAATCGAAATTTGATTACCCATTTATAATTAAACCTGTTGATGATGGCTGTAGTAGTGCTGTCCTGCGTATTAAATCTCAAGAACAATTAATTAATTACTTAGATGCTTTATTTAGATTAGAATCAGAAATTAACAAAGATTCTAGGGATAAATTAAATTTAGCATGGAATGAAGAATTTCCAAAAAAATCTGAAGTTTTGATTGAAGCATTGATTGAATCAAATGGTGCTAAACAATTTATGGAAATCACAGGAGGTTTATTAACCAAAAAAACAGAAGATAAAATTATTTATGAAATTTTTGAGCCATCTGAAGTATTAGTAAGTGGAGAAATATTAAGTTTAGAAGAAAAATTTTTAGCTGGAGAAGGTCAAAATATAACACCACCTAGATTTGGTAATAGTGTAGAGGAATATAATATAATATTTCAACAAGTAAAAGCACAGTTTTTAAATGCAGCAAAAATTTTAGATATTAAAGGATATGCTAGAATTGATGCGTTTGTGAGAGTATATGAGCGTTTAAAAGTTGAAACGATTATTATAGAAGTTAATTCATTACCAGGAATGACCCCAGCAACTTGTATTTTTCATCAAGCTGCTTTAAATGGTTACAAACCTTATGATTTTATTGATAAAATTTTAGAATTTGGTATGAATGAAAATTGA
- a CDS encoding 30S ribosomal protein THX has protein sequence MGRGDKRTAKGKRTRSSYGNSRPKKIAVIKKAKSA, from the coding sequence ATGGGCAGAGGTGATAAAAGAACAGCTAAAGGAAAAAGAACTAGATCTTCATATGGAAATAGCCGTCCAAAAAAGATTGCTGTTATAAAAAAGGCTAAATCCGCTTAA
- a CDS encoding DUF177 domain-containing protein, whose translation MDYLKQFILPIEGLKNGFHSYNFRLDSQFFNHFELSPINNGVISVTVDLNKEDHIYSFCFNITGFVNVDCDRCLASIELPIFGEYNMVVKQKDEVSDDPDLIFISPDVHEYNIADLLYEFACVSVPISNLIDCDNIENPPCNFELLKYYENTVNNKEDNSTWDILKNLKTN comes from the coding sequence ATGGATTATTTGAAGCAGTTTATTTTACCTATTGAGGGTTTAAAAAATGGGTTCCACTCTTATAACTTTAGATTGGATAGTCAATTTTTCAATCATTTTGAATTAAGCCCAATAAATAATGGAGTTATTTCTGTCACAGTTGATCTTAATAAAGAAGACCATATATATTCATTTTGTTTTAATATAACAGGTTTTGTGAATGTTGATTGTGATCGTTGTTTGGCTAGCATAGAGTTGCCAATTTTTGGTGAGTATAATATGGTAGTTAAGCAAAAAGATGAGGTTTCTGATGATCCTGATCTTATTTTTATATCTCCTGATGTACATGAATATAATATTGCTGATCTGCTTTACGAATTTGCATGTGTGTCGGTTCCTATTAGTAATTTAATTGATTGTGACAATATAGAAAATCCACCATGCAATTTTGAACTTCTAAAATATTATGAGAATACTGTAAATAATAAAGAGGATAACTCTACTTGGGATATACTCAAAAATTTGAAAACGAATTAA
- the rpmF gene encoding 50S ribosomal protein L32 yields MPNPKWRHSKTRKRKRRTHYKAETPQLATCKSTGALHVMHHAHWHEGSMYYRGHVVIKAAEEATASEA; encoded by the coding sequence ATGCCTAATCCGAAGTGGCGACATTCGAAAACGCGAAAAAGAAAAAGAAGAACTCATTACAAAGCTGAAACTCCTCAATTAGCTACATGTAAGTCAACTGGAGCGCTTCATGTTATGCATCATGCACATTGGCATGAAGGAAGTATGTATTACAGAGGACATGTTGTTATAAAAGCTGCTGAAGAGGCTACTGCATCTGAAGCATAA
- a CDS encoding RidA family protein, producing the protein MRKIIFTPNAPPPIGPYSQAIKVGHTLYVSGQIALDPKSGELLMSNIEEETHRVLDNIEAILHEAEMEFKDIVKCTVFVKNISQFTNINAVYSTYFPKVGAPARELVEVSQLPKGVNIEISCIAYK; encoded by the coding sequence ATGCGAAAAATTATCTTTACTCCAAATGCCCCACCTCCAATTGGTCCCTATAGTCAAGCCATTAAAGTTGGTCACACTTTGTATGTTTCTGGACAAATTGCCTTAGATCCTAAAAGTGGTGAATTACTTATGTCCAATATTGAGGAGGAGACACATAGAGTTTTGGACAATATTGAAGCAATACTTCATGAAGCAGAAATGGAATTTAAGGATATTGTAAAATGTACCGTTTTTGTAAAAAACATAAGCCAATTTACTAATATCAATGCTGTTTATTCCACATATTTCCCAAAAGTCGGTGCTCCAGCCCGAGAATTAGTGGAAGTATCTCAACTTCCGAAAGGCGTAAATATTGAGATCTCTTGTATAGCCTACAAATAA
- the trpS gene encoding tryptophan--tRNA ligase has protein sequence MQKRILSCIQPTGNLHIGRYFGAVENWIRLQKEFDCFYGIVDYHAITMPYDPNKLRENVWDLAVNLLACGIKTENLFIQSLIPEHIELSWILGCMCSYGELNRMTQFKDKSEQIKDKNKDVFISSGLFTYPVLQAADILIYKADYVPVGKDQDQHLELTRNIALRFNHTTGKEYFNTPEALYTETPKIMSTADPFKKMSASLGDKHNINIFAPIDQIKKQIRSAVTDAGSDNKLSPGVENLFAILKACGSETQYQELYHEFELGTIKYSLLKEAVSDAVISVVTPIQEEKVRLNENKKNIKDQIKIASAKIREHAQTTIKEVKSLSGLG, from the coding sequence ATGCAAAAACGTATCCTTTCTTGTATTCAACCCACCGGTAATTTGCATATTGGACGGTACTTTGGTGCTGTGGAAAATTGGATCAGATTACAAAAAGAATTTGACTGTTTTTATGGTATTGTTGATTACCATGCCATTACCATGCCTTACGATCCCAATAAATTACGCGAAAATGTTTGGGACCTTGCTGTTAACCTATTAGCTTGTGGAATAAAAACAGAAAATCTATTTATTCAATCTTTGATCCCAGAACATATTGAATTATCCTGGATACTTGGTTGCATGTGCAGTTATGGAGAGCTTAATAGAATGACTCAATTTAAAGATAAATCAGAACAAATCAAGGATAAAAACAAAGATGTATTCATTTCGTCCGGTTTATTTACCTATCCTGTTTTACAGGCAGCAGATATTCTAATATATAAAGCAGATTATGTTCCTGTTGGAAAAGACCAGGACCAACATTTAGAATTAACTCGAAATATTGCTTTACGGTTTAATCATACAACTGGTAAAGAATACTTTAATACACCAGAAGCATTATATACTGAAACTCCTAAAATAATGTCTACTGCTGACCCTTTCAAAAAAATGAGTGCTAGTTTAGGTGATAAGCATAATATTAATATTTTTGCGCCCATTGATCAAATAAAAAAACAAATTCGTTCTGCAGTAACTGATGCAGGGTCTGACAACAAACTTAGCCCCGGTGTTGAGAATTTATTTGCCATTTTGAAAGCTTGTGGTTCAGAAACTCAATACCAAGAACTTTATCACGAATTTGAATTAGGAACCATTAAATATAGTTTATTAAAGGAAGCTGTTTCGGATGCTGTAATTTCAGTCGTTACCCCTATTCAGGAAGAAAAAGTAAGACTGAATGAAAATAAAAAAAACATTAAAGATCAAATAAAAATAGCCTCAGCTAAGATTCGTGAGCATGCTCAGACTACTATAAAAGAAGTAAAATCTTTATCAGGATTGGGTTAA
- a CDS encoding fumarylacetoacetate hydrolase family protein, whose amino-acid sequence MTIFCIGRNYSEHAKELNNPIPTKPVVFCKPSGALLRENKPFFYPDFSTDIQYEIELVLKICRSGKSIPLAKCSDYYSHITVGLDLTARDLQQECKEKGLPWEISKGFDHSAIIGNWLDKNDLNLNNIEFELHKNKLQVQYGKSNEMLFSFEQIIHYLSRFFRLSQGDLIFTGTPSGVGPIHKGEIFEGFIEKKQLFSCEIK is encoded by the coding sequence ATGACCATATTTTGCATCGGTAGAAATTATTCTGAACATGCTAAAGAATTAAATAACCCAATTCCAACAAAACCCGTGGTTTTTTGTAAACCTTCAGGTGCATTACTACGAGAAAACAAACCGTTTTTTTATCCTGATTTTAGCACCGATATTCAATACGAAATTGAACTTGTACTTAAAATTTGTAGAAGTGGCAAAAGCATACCACTAGCTAAATGTAGTGATTATTATAGCCACATAACAGTTGGACTTGATTTAACTGCTAGAGATTTGCAACAAGAATGTAAAGAAAAAGGTCTTCCTTGGGAAATTTCTAAAGGTTTCGATCACTCAGCAATTATTGGCAATTGGCTTGACAAAAACGATCTCAATTTAAATAATATTGAATTTGAATTGCATAAAAACAAATTACAAGTCCAATATGGAAAATCCAATGAAATGTTATTCAGTTTTGAACAAATAATTCATTATCTATCTAGATTTTTTAGATTAAGTCAAGGTGATTTGATTTTTACTGGAACGCCTTCTGGAGTAGGACCTATTCATAAAGGCGAAATTTTCGAAGGATTTATTGAAAAGAAACAACTTTTTTCATGTGAGATAAAATAA
- a CDS encoding M48 family metalloprotease, with translation MIKEPITKQAGFKLSGPLIIALIVAGVSTLKYCTSKTYNEYLGIYQHVSISPEQEISIGLQTKPAMIQEYGGIDPDQRSQQLVNEVGQQLVNQSIARNTPYQYEFTVLNDQNTINAFALPGGQVFITRALFDQLKSKDQLAGVLGHEIGHVVGRHAGERMQKDGLLQGLAGAAGVAFGDYGSNQAAQQVAALIGLSYGRDQELQSDNLGVRFMIDAGFNPEEMIGVMEILKAASGGQRQDEFRSSHPDPENRIDKIREAIQQYKKG, from the coding sequence ATGATTAAAGAACCAATTACAAAGCAAGCTGGATTCAAATTAAGCGGTCCACTCATTATTGCTTTGATTGTTGCAGGAGTATCAACTTTAAAATATTGTACTTCAAAGACTTATAATGAGTATTTAGGAATTTATCAACATGTAAGTATTTCACCTGAACAAGAAATTTCGATCGGTTTACAAACAAAACCTGCAATGATTCAAGAATATGGAGGGATTGATCCGGATCAAAGAAGTCAGCAATTAGTTAATGAAGTAGGACAACAACTTGTTAACCAAAGTATCGCCAGAAATACTCCGTATCAATATGAATTTACGGTATTAAATGACCAAAATACGATTAATGCTTTTGCATTGCCGGGAGGACAGGTTTTTATTACAAGGGCTCTTTTTGATCAATTAAAATCCAAAGACCAATTAGCAGGTGTTTTGGGGCATGAAATTGGTCATGTAGTAGGAAGGCATGCTGGAGAAAGAATGCAAAAAGATGGATTACTTCAAGGCTTGGCTGGAGCAGCTGGAGTTGCGTTTGGAGATTACGGGTCCAATCAAGCGGCACAGCAAGTTGCAGCATTAATTGGCCTAAGTTATGGAAGAGACCAAGAATTACAATCTGATAATTTGGGGGTAAGATTTATGATAGACGCAGGATTTAATCCTGAAGAAATGATTGGCGTTATGGAAATATTGAAAGCAGCATCTGGAGGTCAACGACAGGATGAATTTAGATCATCCCACCCAGATCCGGAAAATAGAATTGACAAAATTCGAGAGGCAATACAGCAATATAAAAAAGGGTAA
- a CDS encoding DUF4397 domain-containing protein, which produces MKTKNLFFWTFAALFVFGLIASCKKEEEGPLVNPKVAFIHTCSGTDVTFLRIFLKDSSVFVNNNVSHPNSIPYASLPAGTHPFSISIRDSSTAFFNSNITFDNNKNYTLIAANTKAKIELLKLEDNLSVSDSSKAYVRFINLISNSTGVNLLVDGVVIASNINYKSVIDFFPVNPAGQKIEIKDSQTNSLIASINSFKVPAGKKYTIYTKGLIGGTGGALPGHNLMVNN; this is translated from the coding sequence ATGAAAACTAAAAATTTATTTTTTTGGACTTTTGCTGCTTTATTCGTTTTTGGACTTATAGCATCTTGTAAAAAGGAAGAAGAAGGTCCTCTTGTCAACCCCAAAGTTGCCTTTATCCATACCTGTTCAGGTACCGATGTCACATTCCTGAGAATTTTCCTTAAAGACTCTTCAGTCTTTGTAAATAATAATGTATCACACCCAAATTCTATTCCATACGCATCATTACCTGCCGGAACTCATCCTTTTAGTATTTCTATAAGAGATTCAAGTACCGCTTTTTTTAATTCAAATATAACTTTTGATAACAATAAAAATTATACCTTAATTGCAGCTAATACTAAAGCAAAAATTGAATTACTGAAATTAGAAGATAACCTATCAGTCTCTGACAGTTCTAAGGCTTATGTTCGTTTTATCAATTTGATTTCAAATTCAACAGGAGTTAATTTACTCGTGGATGGTGTTGTCATTGCATCCAACATAAATTATAAATCTGTTATTGACTTTTTTCCCGTAAATCCTGCAGGACAAAAAATCGAAATAAAGGATTCTCAAACTAACAGTTTAATTGCTAGTATCAATTCATTTAAAGTACCTGCTGGCAAAAAATATACCATTTATACAAAAGGGCTTATTGGAGGAACTGGTGGCGCACTTCCAGGACATAATCTTATGGTGAATAATTAA
- a CDS encoding enoyl-CoA hydratase/isomerase family protein: MNKTVFFEIQNNIAFITLNRPEVFNSFNRTMALALQEIIKELNDNDDVRAITITGAGKAFSAGQDLAEAVEKDGPSFETILVEHYNPVIRLLRSSRKPIIAAVNGVAAGAGANIALACDIVVASKKASFIQAFSKIGLIPDSGGTYFLPRLVGIQKAIGIMMTGDKISAVEAEQMGLIYKVFEEEDFKNEVERFVLQIAEMPTKALGYIKLLINESLNNNLEQQLLLEVEYQKKAGLTYDFQEGVNAFLEKRKAIFKGK, from the coding sequence ATGAACAAAACAGTTTTTTTTGAGATTCAAAATAACATTGCATTTATCACTTTAAATAGACCTGAAGTTTTTAACAGTTTTAATAGGACGATGGCGTTAGCCTTACAAGAGATAATTAAAGAATTAAATGATAATGATGATGTAAGAGCTATCACTATAACGGGGGCAGGAAAGGCATTTTCTGCTGGGCAAGATCTTGCTGAAGCGGTGGAGAAAGATGGTCCTTCCTTTGAAACTATATTAGTGGAACATTATAATCCCGTAATTAGACTTTTGCGTTCTAGCAGAAAACCAATTATTGCGGCAGTTAATGGAGTTGCTGCTGGGGCCGGAGCTAATATTGCATTAGCATGTGATATTGTAGTTGCAAGCAAAAAAGCAAGTTTTATTCAAGCCTTTAGCAAGATAGGTTTGATTCCGGATAGTGGAGGAACATATTTTTTACCAAGGCTAGTTGGAATCCAAAAAGCTATAGGAATAATGATGACTGGAGATAAAATATCAGCAGTTGAAGCAGAACAAATGGGACTGATTTATAAAGTATTTGAAGAAGAGGATTTCAAGAATGAAGTTGAACGCTTTGTTTTGCAAATTGCTGAAATGCCAACTAAAGCACTTGGATATATAAAATTGTTAATTAATGAATCATTGAATAATAATTTGGAGCAGCAATTATTGTTAGAAGTTGAATATCAAAAGAAAGCAGGTTTAACATATGATTTTCAAGAAGGTGTAAATGCATTTTTAGAAAAAAGGAAAGCTATTTTCAAAGGAAAATAA